In a single window of the Diospyros lotus cultivar Yz01 chromosome 10, ASM1463336v1, whole genome shotgun sequence genome:
- the LOC127811248 gene encoding S-protein homolog 5-like, translating into MNRRQHDFESPYSTFRHFFLPSVALMMVCLVGSTSCNEQQGQEEKGFWLKVAVHVINDLPDPLRVQCKSKDTDIGLHILPTGQNLTWRFVPHIVIQNTLFFCHCYWRNKEAVFNVYDKFIDVYCTTFQSDDENCYWSVQPDGIYFSGTNKIGSYAKWYLWN; encoded by the coding sequence ATGAACCGAAGGCAGCATGATTTTGAGAGTCCCTACAGCACATTCCGCCACTTCTTTCTTCCCTCGGTGGCGTTGATGATGGTTTGTCTCGTCGGTTCAACATCGTGCAATGAGCAACAAGGTCAGGAAGAGAAGGGCTTTTGGTTAAAAGTTGCGGTGCATGTCATTAACGACCTCCCAGACCCATTGCGAGTTCAATGTAAATCTAAAGACACTGATATTGGGTTGCACATACTCCCAACTGGGCAAAATCTTACTTGGAGATTCGTTCCCCACATCGTTATTCAAAATACTCTCTTCTTCTGCCACTGTTATTGGCGCAACAAGGAAGCAGTCTTCAATGTTTACGATAAGTTCATAGACGTGTACTGTACAACCTTTCAGTCAGACGATGAAAACTGCTATTGGTCTGTACAACCAGACGGTATTTACTTTAGTGGTACCAATAAGATTGGTAGTTATGCCAAGTGGTATTTATGGAATTAG